A window of Sphingomonas adhaesiva contains these coding sequences:
- the tyrS gene encoding tyrosine--tRNA ligase: MTTHYQSDLLRLLSERGYIHQMTDAAALDALAARQVVPGYIGFDPTAPSLHVGSLVQIMLLRRLQQAGHKPVVLMGGGTGKIGDPSFKDEARKLSSEDTIAANIAGIQRIFERFLTFGEGASDAVMVNNADWLDKLEYIPFLREVGQHFSVNRMLSFDSVKLRLDREQSLSFLEFNYMILQGYDFRELAKRSGVRLQMGGSDQWGNIVNGVELARRMDGAEVFGVTTPLLTTASGEKMGKTVAGAVWLHEDQLPHFDYWQFWRNTDDRDVGRFLRLFTDLPLDEIARLEALGGAEINEAKKVLANEATAMCRGTAAAAEAAETARRTFEEGAAGDTLPTISAAGSIALVDALVALGFAASKGEARRLIKGGGARVAGEKVADEAAVIEIGGGAVRVSAGKKHHGIVMPA; the protein is encoded by the coding sequence ATGACGACCCATTATCAGTCCGATCTGCTGCGCCTGCTTTCGGAGCGTGGCTACATCCACCAGATGACCGATGCCGCCGCGCTCGACGCGCTGGCGGCCAGGCAGGTGGTGCCGGGCTATATCGGCTTCGATCCCACGGCGCCGTCGCTGCACGTCGGCAGCCTGGTGCAGATCATGCTGCTGCGGCGCCTGCAACAGGCGGGGCACAAGCCGGTCGTGCTGATGGGCGGCGGCACCGGCAAGATCGGCGACCCCAGCTTCAAGGACGAGGCGCGCAAGCTGTCGTCGGAGGATACGATCGCCGCGAACATCGCGGGCATCCAGCGCATCTTCGAACGCTTCCTGACCTTCGGCGAGGGGGCGAGCGACGCGGTGATGGTCAACAATGCCGACTGGCTCGACAAGCTGGAATACATCCCCTTCCTGCGCGAGGTGGGGCAGCATTTCAGCGTCAACCGCATGCTGTCGTTCGACTCGGTGAAGCTCAGGCTCGACCGCGAGCAGTCGCTGTCGTTCCTGGAATTCAACTACATGATCCTCCAGGGCTACGACTTCCGCGAGCTGGCGAAGCGCAGCGGCGTGCGGCTGCAGATGGGCGGCAGCGACCAATGGGGGAATATCGTCAACGGTGTCGAGCTGGCGCGGCGGATGGACGGGGCCGAGGTGTTCGGCGTCACCACGCCCCTGCTGACCACCGCGTCGGGCGAGAAGATGGGCAAGACGGTCGCGGGCGCGGTGTGGCTGCACGAGGACCAGCTGCCGCATTTCGACTATTGGCAGTTCTGGCGCAACACCGACGACCGCGATGTCGGGCGCTTCCTGCGGCTGTTCACCGACCTGCCGCTGGACGAGATCGCCCGGCTGGAGGCGCTGGGGGGCGCGGAGATCAACGAGGCGAAGAAGGTGCTGGCCAACGAGGCGACCGCGATGTGCCGCGGCACGGCGGCAGCGGCCGAGGCGGCGGAGACGGCGCGGCGCACCTTCGAGGAAGGGGCCGCGGGCGATACGCTGCCGACGATCAGCGCAGCGGGATCGATCGCACTGGTCGATGCGCTGGTCGCGCTCGGCTTCGCCGCGTCGAAGGGCGAGGCGCGGCGGCTCATCAAGGGCGGCGGCGCCAGGGTCGCGGGGGAGAAGGTCGCGGACGAGGCGGCGGTGATCGAAATCGGGGGCGGCGCGGTACGCGTCTCCGCGGGCAAGAAGCATCACGGGATCGTCATGCCGGCGTGA
- a CDS encoding PilZ domain-containing protein: protein MEPRDETLFRTKLRLDDGSAYPATIVNVSPHGLMARCDAVVAVGDLVAVTLPVVGDFSAEVRWTLGGRIGCRLTREVPPALYQFAVAAMR, encoded by the coding sequence GTGGAACCTCGCGACGAAACCCTGTTCCGCACGAAATTGCGGCTCGACGACGGATCGGCCTATCCCGCGACGATCGTCAACGTCTCGCCGCACGGGTTGATGGCGCGGTGCGACGCGGTGGTGGCGGTCGGGGACCTGGTGGCGGTGACGCTGCCGGTGGTCGGCGACTTCTCCGCGGAGGTGCGCTGGACGCTGGGCGGGCGGATCGGCTGCCGTCTGACGCGGGAGGTCCCGCCGGCGTTGTACCAGTTCGCGGTGGCGGCGATGCGGTGA
- the serS gene encoding serine--tRNA ligase yields the protein MHDIRLIRDDPAAFDAAMALRGAAPCADALVALDRRRREVTTQAQAAQARRNEASKAIGAAKAKKDEDAAAGLMAEVAALKQRLPELEAEDARLGAELDAALAALPNIPAADVPQGADEDDNALVHERGAKPGFDFAAKEHDAIGPALGLDFETGVAIAGARFTLVRGDAARLQRALGQFMLDRLTREHGYEEVAPPLMVRDEAVFGTGQLPKFADDLFRTTDGRWLIPTAEVSLTNIVREKILAHDVLPLRFAALTPCFRSEAGAAGRDTRGYIRQHQFEKVEMVSIVAPEASEDEHERMTACAEGVLDALGLAYRRMKLCTGDMGFTAARTYDLEVWLPGQARYREISSCSTCTDFQARRMNARYRPAKDDRGSEKATRFVHTLNGSGLAVGRTLVAVLENYQQADGSVAVPGVLQPYLGGQDRLEPR from the coding sequence ATGCACGACATCCGCCTGATCCGTGACGATCCCGCCGCCTTCGACGCCGCCATGGCGTTGCGCGGTGCTGCCCCCTGTGCCGACGCGCTGGTGGCGCTCGACCGCCGCCGCCGCGAGGTGACGACCCAGGCGCAGGCCGCGCAGGCGCGCCGCAACGAGGCATCGAAGGCGATCGGCGCGGCCAAGGCGAAGAAGGACGAGGACGCCGCCGCCGGGCTGATGGCGGAGGTCGCGGCGCTGAAGCAGCGGCTGCCCGAGCTGGAGGCGGAGGACGCGCGGCTGGGCGCGGAGCTGGACGCGGCGCTGGCGGCGCTCCCCAACATCCCGGCCGCCGACGTGCCGCAGGGGGCGGACGAAGACGACAATGCGCTGGTCCACGAACGCGGGGCGAAGCCGGGGTTCGACTTCGCCGCGAAGGAGCATGACGCGATCGGGCCGGCGCTGGGGCTGGACTTCGAAACCGGCGTGGCGATCGCCGGCGCGCGCTTCACGCTGGTACGCGGCGACGCGGCGCGGCTGCAACGCGCGCTGGGGCAGTTCATGCTCGACCGGCTTACGCGCGAGCATGGCTATGAAGAGGTCGCGCCGCCGCTGATGGTGCGCGACGAGGCGGTGTTCGGCACCGGACAGCTGCCGAAGTTCGCCGACGACCTGTTCCGCACCACCGACGGGCGCTGGCTGATCCCGACCGCCGAGGTGTCGCTGACCAATATCGTGCGCGAGAAGATCCTCGCCCACGACGTCCTGCCGCTGCGCTTCGCCGCGCTGACGCCGTGCTTCCGCTCCGAGGCGGGCGCGGCGGGGCGCGATACGCGCGGCTATATCCGCCAGCACCAGTTCGAGAAGGTCGAGATGGTGTCGATCGTCGCGCCGGAGGCGAGCGAGGACGAGCACGAGCGGATGACGGCATGTGCCGAGGGGGTGCTCGACGCGCTCGGCCTCGCCTATCGCCGGATGAAATTGTGCACCGGCGACATGGGCTTCACCGCGGCGCGGACCTACGATCTGGAGGTGTGGCTGCCGGGCCAGGCACGCTATCGCGAGATTTCCAGCTGCTCGACCTGCACCGACTTCCAGGCACGGCGGATGAACGCGCGCTATCGCCCCGCCAAGGACGACAGGGGGAGCGAGAAGGCGACGCGCTTCGTCCATACGCTGAACGGGTCGGGGCTGGCGGTCGGCCGGACGCTGGTCGCGGTGCTGGAGAATTACCAGCAGGCCGACGGCTCGGTCGCGGTCCCGGGCGTGCTGCAACCGTATCTGGGCGGACAGGACCGGCTGGAGCCGCGCTGA
- a CDS encoding M23 family metallopeptidase — MMKRAVVLAGCVILAGCVPGGRRAAPGPAPAPAPAAAPAPQPAATADEAAQLPAPAPAWETRPVNADARTVPSQRYVVRKGDTLRGIADRTGSASEAIARANGMTPPFTVRIGQRLSIPGGRYHLVRPGQTGIAIARAYALPWARIVAANALVEPYILRAGQRVLIPVDAARPASAAERAAAFTLDVDTILTGGEPAVAANQPPVRPVASPARVLPATAAVVAPAALPGRFVWPVDGRIVRRFGHGATGERSDGVKIAVPLGTPVRAVADGTVAYVGDGIAALGGLVIVKHGGGWTSVYGHASQLSVRRGQAVTKGQEIALSGETGYADRPELHFELRRGRTPVDPTTQLPRR, encoded by the coding sequence ATGATGAAACGGGCGGTGGTGCTGGCCGGGTGCGTGATCCTGGCGGGATGCGTTCCCGGCGGCAGGCGGGCCGCCCCCGGTCCCGCTCCCGCCCCGGCGCCCGCTGCCGCACCGGCGCCGCAACCCGCGGCGACCGCGGACGAGGCGGCGCAGCTGCCCGCCCCCGCCCCGGCATGGGAGACGCGGCCGGTCAATGCGGATGCGCGCACGGTCCCCTCGCAGCGCTACGTCGTGCGCAAGGGCGATACGCTGCGCGGGATCGCCGATCGCACCGGCTCCGCGTCGGAGGCGATCGCGCGCGCCAACGGCATGACGCCCCCGTTCACGGTGCGGATCGGGCAGCGGCTGTCGATCCCCGGCGGACGCTATCACCTCGTGCGGCCCGGGCAGACGGGGATCGCGATCGCGCGCGCCTATGCGCTGCCCTGGGCCCGGATCGTCGCGGCGAATGCGCTGGTCGAGCCCTATATCCTGCGCGCGGGGCAGCGCGTGCTGATCCCGGTCGATGCCGCACGGCCGGCGAGCGCCGCGGAGCGCGCCGCCGCCTTCACGCTCGACGTCGATACGATCCTGACCGGGGGCGAGCCCGCGGTGGCGGCGAACCAGCCGCCGGTTCGCCCGGTCGCCTCGCCCGCCCGCGTGCTTCCCGCGACCGCGGCGGTGGTGGCACCCGCCGCCCTGCCGGGGCGGTTCGTCTGGCCGGTCGACGGGCGCATCGTGCGCCGCTTCGGCCACGGCGCGACCGGCGAACGCAGCGACGGCGTGAAGATCGCGGTGCCGCTCGGCACGCCGGTCAGGGCGGTGGCGGACGGCACGGTCGCCTATGTCGGCGACGGGATCGCGGCACTGGGCGGGCTGGTGATCGTGAAGCACGGCGGCGGCTGGACCTCGGTCTACGGCCATGCGTCGCAGCTGTCGGTGCGGCGCGGTCAGGCGGTGACGAAGGGGCAGGAGATCGCGCTGTCGGGCGAGACGGGCTATGCCGACCGCCCCGAATTGCATTTCGAGCTGCGCCGCGGACGCACGCCGGTGGACCCCACGACGCAATTGCCGCGGCGCTGA